In a single window of the Mugil cephalus isolate CIBA_MC_2020 chromosome 6, CIBA_Mcephalus_1.1, whole genome shotgun sequence genome:
- the foxq2 gene encoding forkhead box Q2, with the protein MSLRYLDSELTMEDRSSRNGSRERLGLSFTIDYLLFNKGVKGSKEEATGSHAAEQTENNMQNHQKLEEVGIRSETPEKQLQRSEADTEERKVKDEEGEDDQQEEGEEEVTTTTSTSSSPRKVTDKPNQSYIALISKAILASEQKKLLLCDIYQWIMDHYPYFKSKDKNWRNSVRHNLSLNDCFIKAGRSDNGKGHFWAIHPSNYQDFSNGDYHCRRARRRVRRAAGQLPLSSLSSPYHPSLARPYRITCWCCPQVPALPLPCLAPRLYWPGSSIQPQVGLHLGLNGTVP; encoded by the exons ATGAGTCTGAGATATCTTGACTCTGAATTGACAATGGAGGACAGAAGCAGCCGCAACGGAAGCAGAGAAAGGCTGGGACTGAGCTTTACTATTGACTACCTTCTGTTCAATAAAGGAGTCAAAGGTTCTAAAGAAGAAGCGACAGGAAGTCATGCGGCTGAGCAGACAGAGAACAACATGCAAAATCATCAGAAACTTGAAGAGGTGGGGATTCGCAGTGAGACACCGGAGAAGCAGTTACAGAGGTCAGAGGCAGACACTGAAGAAAGGAAAGTCAAAGATGAGGAGGGGGAAGATGATCAacaagaggagggggaggaggaagtgacCACCACTACATCTACCAGCAGCAGTCCAAGGAAGGTGACGGATAAACCCAACCAGTCGTACATTGCGCTCATCTCCAAGGCAATCCTGGCTTCTGAGCAGAAGAAACTGCTGCTATGTGACATCTACCAGTGGATCATGGACCACTATCCTTACTTCAAGAGTAAG GATAAAAACTGGAGGAACAGTGTGCGTCACAACTTGTCCCTCAATGACTGTTTCATCAAAGCGGGCCGCAGCGACAACGGGAAAGGCCACTTCTGGGCGATCCACCCATCGAACTATCAGGACTTTTCTAACGGGGACTACCACTGCCGGCGGGCACGGCGGAGGGTACGCAGAGCTGCAGGACAGCTCCCACTGTCCTCCCTGAGCTCCCCTTATCACCCCTCCCTCGCCCGCCCTTACAGAATAACCTGCTGGTGCTGTCCTCAGGTCCCGGCACTCCCTTTGCCATGCTTGGCACCCAGACTCTACTGGCCTGGGTCCAGCATACAGCCACAAGTGGGGCTCCACCTGGGCCTAAATGGTACCGTGCCCTGA
- the pias4a gene encoding E3 SUMO-protein ligase PIAS4-A: protein MAAELVEAMNMVKSFRVSDLQTLLASMGRSKSGLKQDLVGRALRLVQTEYSPELLKNVRQLYESRFPRTSGWLAARRPEGVPVAYSSLSSSPTATSQGADYLNGISKPITTPAAEVKLVPLPFYQTLETLLPPTELIAQNSEKLQDSQCIFELTPTQADQIRNASELRPGIRSIQVVLRICYTDSIGIQEDQYPPNIAVKVNQSYCHVPGYYPSNKPGVEPRRPCRPVNITPWLHLSNVTNRVTVTWGNFGKRYSVAVYLVRVFTASDLFSQLKLCSVESAERCRERIQDKLRFDPESEIATTGLRVSLICPLVKMRLGVPCRVLTCAHLQCFDAVFFLQMNEKKPTWTCPVCDKPAPFELLTIDGLLSEILKETSEDIEEIEYLTDGSWRPISDEKERDKERERSNTPEYPVVDICSPEANGHSPAHSSTSLTGKSGSGSVGGAGVAGGPGVAPGGGAVVDLTLDDSSEEEGGGAGGDSEDTEDSADSPAPKRGRYDYDKDLVTAY, encoded by the exons ATGGCGGCCGAACTGGTGGAGGCGATG AACATGGTCAAAAGTTTCCGGGTCTCAGACCTGCAGACGCTGTTGGCCTCCATGGGTCGCAGCAAAAGCGGGCTGAAGCAGGACCTGGTTGGCCGAGCATTGAGGCTGGTGCAGACAGAGTACAGCCCGGAGCTGCTGAAGAACGTCAGGCAGCTCTATGAGTCGCGTTTCCCCAGAACATCTGGTTGGCTGGCGGCGCGGCGTCCAGAGGGGGTCCCAGTTGCATACTCATCCCTCAGCTCCTCCCCAACTGCCACCTCTCAGGGGGCAGACTACCTCAACGGCATTTCTAAACCGATTACCACACCTGCAGCAGAGGTCAAGCTGGTGCCACTGCCCTTCTACCAAACATTGGAGACACTGCTTCCACCAACAGAGCTAA TTGCCCAGAATAGTGAGAAACTGCAAGACAGTCAGTGTATCTTTGAGTTAACACCAACCCAAGCAGACCAGATCCGAAATGCAAG TGAGCTTCGTCCAGGAATCCGATCAATCCAAGTGGTTCTTAG AATCTGTTACACAGACTCGATTGGTATTCAGGAGGACCAGTATCCTCCCAACATTGCTGTCAAAGTCAACCAGTCCTACTGTCATGTGCCG GGATATTACCCCTCCAATAAGCCTGGCGTTGAACCTCGTCGTCCTTGTCGTCCTGTTAACATCACTCCCTGGTTGCATCTCTCTAATGTCACCAACAGAGTCACCGTCACCTGGGGAAACTTCGGCAAG CGGTACTCGGTGGCAGTGTATTTAGTGAGGGTCTTCACTGCCTCAGACCTCTTCAGCCAACTCAAACTCTGCTCTGTAGAGAGCGCAGAGCGCTGTCGTGAACGCA TTCAAGACAAACTACGTTTTGACCCAGAAAGCGAAATTGCAACCACAGGCCTCAGAGTTTCTCTCATCTGTCCA CTGGTGAAGATGCGTCTTGGGGTACCATGCCGAGTGCTCACTTGTGCCCATCTTCAGTGTTTCGACGCGGTCTTCTTCCTGCAGATGAACGAGAAGAAGCCCACATGGACTTGCCCTGTTTGTGACAAGCCCGCTCCATTTGAGCTGCTTACCATTGATGG gctgtTATCTGAGATTCTGAAAGAGACAAGTGAGGACATTGAGGAGATTGAGTACTTAACAGACGGCTCCTGGCGACCTATCAGCGATGAAAAGGAGCGGGACAAGGAAAGGGAACGCAGCAACACACCTGAGTACCCTGTCGTTGACATAT GCAGCCCTGAAGCCAACGGTCATTCTCCAGCCCACAGCAGCACTAGTCTCACGGGCAAATCTGGAAGCGGTTCTGTCGGGGGGGCAGGAGTCGCAGGAGGACCTGGTGTGGCACCAGGAGGAGGCGCAGTGGTAGATCTGACTCTTGACGACTcgtctgaggaggaggggggcggggctgGAGGAGACAGCGAGGACACAGAGGATAGCGCCGACAGTCCTGCCCCAAAGAGGGGCCGATACGACTACGACAAGGACCTGGTCACTGCCTACTGA